The Corylus avellana chromosome ca8, CavTom2PMs-1.0 genome has a segment encoding these proteins:
- the LOC132189820 gene encoding protein trichome birefringence-like 5 isoform X1, whose amino-acid sequence MKGTQFTHRVLARTLMRLLIAKTMVGVTPTISSGGGSQTVVIFRDFLVRLRGKRLMLVGDSMNRNQFESILCLLREGLRNKSRMHEIHGHKISKGRGYFVFKFVDYDCTVEFVRSHFLVKEGFRINGQGNSNPTLSIDQIDKTSKRWRRADILVFNTGHWWTHGKTARGKNYYKEGDYLYPKFDAVEAYRRALRTWANWVDKNVNPKKQLVIYRGYSSAHFRGGDWDSGGSCNGETGPVLSGAILNNYPQKMKIVEEVVKEMQVPVKLLNVTRLTNFRKDGHPSIFGKKVSTRRQDCSHWCLPGVPDAWNELIYATLLFNT is encoded by the exons ATGAAGGGTACCCAATTTACACACCGGGTTCTTGCCCGTACGTTGATGAGGCTTTTGATTGCCAAAACAATGGTAGGGGTGACTCCGACTATCTCAAGTGGCGGTGGAAGCCAGACGGTTGTGATCTTCCGAG ACTTCTTGGTGAGACTAAGAGGTAAAAGGCTGATGCTGGTTGGAGATTCCATGAACCGGAACCAGTTTGAGTCAATCCTATGTCTCCTCCGAGAAGGGCTGCGTAATAAGAGCAGAATGCATGAGATCCATGGCCACAAAATATCAAAAGGAAGAGGCTATTTTGTCTTCAAATTTGTG GACTACGACTGTACAGTGGAATTTGTGAGGTCCCATTTCCTTGTGAAGGAAGGTTTTCGTATTAATGGACAGGGGAACTCAAATCCAACTCTATCAATAGATCAAATCGACAAGACATCTAAACGTTGGAGGCGGGCTGACATTCTTGTCTTTAATACAGGCCATTGGTGGACTCATGGAAAAACTGCTCGGGG GAAAAATTACTATAAAGAAGGTGATTATCTCTATCCAAAGTTTGACGCAGTTGAGGCCTATAGAAGAGCTTTGAGGACCTGGGCAAATTGGGTTGATAAAAATGTGAATCCAAAGAAGCAGTTGGTCATCTATCGTGGATACTCTTCTGCCCATTTTAG AGGTGGAGATTGGGACTCTGGCGGCTCATGCAATGGGGAAACAGGACCAGTCTTGAGTGGGGCCATCCTGAATAACTATCCACAGAAAATGAAGATAGTGGAGGAGGTGGTCAAGGAGATGCAGGTTCCAGTGAAACTGTTAAACGTGACAAGGCTGACTAATTTCCGCAAGGATGGCCACCCATCAATCTTTGGCAAGAAAGTTTCCACAAGGCGGCAGGATTGCAGCCATTGGTGCCTTCCTGGGGTCCCTGACGCATGGAATGAGCTTATCTATGCCACACTTCTTTTCAACACATAA
- the LOC132189820 gene encoding protein trichome birefringence-like 5 isoform X2: protein MASSSTPLKKNRYIVTTLLFLALFLFAIFLFSKRALEPTTLFVYRYRDPFAHPPPLSSSRTTSNLSFAFEPTPSVSPPEPLHSPIHSPISPISQKNSSNSINGELSGEDGEDPVQKNASFGTMNGNGGDLYSEGVQECDLYMGTWVKDEGYPIYTPGSCPYVDEAFDCQNNGRGDSDYLKWRWKPDGCDLPRFNATDFLVRLRGKRLMLVGDSMNRNQFESILCLLREGLRNKSRMHEIHGHKISKGRGYFVFKFVDYDCTVEFVRSHFLVKEGFRINGQGNSNPTLSIDQIDKTSKRWRRADILVFNTGHWWTHGKTARGKNYYKEGDYLYPKFDAVEAYRRALRTWANWVDKNVNPKKQLVIYRGYSSAHFRGGDWDSGGSCNGETGPVLSGAILNNYPQKMKIVEEVVKEMQVPVKLLNVTRLTNFRKDGHPSIFGKKVSTRRQDCSHWCLPGVPDAWNELIYATLLFNT, encoded by the exons ATGGCCTCTTCCTCTACTCCTCTGAAGAAGAATCGTTACATCGTAACCACCCTTTTGTTCCTCGCGTTATTCCTCTTCGCCATTTTCCTCTTCAGCAAACGAGCTCTCGAGCCCACCACTCTCTTCGTCTACAGATACAGAGATCCCTTTGCCCATCCCcctcctctctcttcttcaCGAACCACTTCTAACCTTTCCTTTGCATTCGAGCCCACTCCCTCTGTTTCTCCTCCAGAACCACTACACTCACCCATTCACTCACCTATCTCTCCCATTTCTCAAAAGAACAGTTCCAACAGCATCAATGGCGAGCTCTCTGGTGAAGATGGGGAGGACCCAGTTCAAAAAAATGCATCTTTTGGTACAATGAATGGTAATGGCGGTGATTTATACTCGGAGGGAGTCCAAGAGTGTGATTTATATATGGGTACTTGGGTGAAAGATGAAGGGTACCCAATTTACACACCGGGTTCTTGCCCGTACGTTGATGAGGCTTTTGATTGCCAAAACAATGGTAGGGGTGACTCCGACTATCTCAAGTGGCGGTGGAAGCCAGACGGTTGTGATCTTCCGAG GTTTAATGCAACAGACTTCTTGGTGAGACTAAGAGGTAAAAGGCTGATGCTGGTTGGAGATTCCATGAACCGGAACCAGTTTGAGTCAATCCTATGTCTCCTCCGAGAAGGGCTGCGTAATAAGAGCAGAATGCATGAGATCCATGGCCACAAAATATCAAAAGGAAGAGGCTATTTTGTCTTCAAATTTGTG GACTACGACTGTACAGTGGAATTTGTGAGGTCCCATTTCCTTGTGAAGGAAGGTTTTCGTATTAATGGACAGGGGAACTCAAATCCAACTCTATCAATAGATCAAATCGACAAGACATCTAAACGTTGGAGGCGGGCTGACATTCTTGTCTTTAATACAGGCCATTGGTGGACTCATGGAAAAACTGCTCGGGG GAAAAATTACTATAAAGAAGGTGATTATCTCTATCCAAAGTTTGACGCAGTTGAGGCCTATAGAAGAGCTTTGAGGACCTGGGCAAATTGGGTTGATAAAAATGTGAATCCAAAGAAGCAGTTGGTCATCTATCGTGGATACTCTTCTGCCCATTTTAG AGGTGGAGATTGGGACTCTGGCGGCTCATGCAATGGGGAAACAGGACCAGTCTTGAGTGGGGCCATCCTGAATAACTATCCACAGAAAATGAAGATAGTGGAGGAGGTGGTCAAGGAGATGCAGGTTCCAGTGAAACTGTTAAACGTGACAAGGCTGACTAATTTCCGCAAGGATGGCCACCCATCAATCTTTGGCAAGAAAGTTTCCACAAGGCGGCAGGATTGCAGCCATTGGTGCCTTCCTGGGGTCCCTGACGCATGGAATGAGCTTATCTATGCCACACTTCTTTTCAACACATAA